The Candidatus Hinthialibacter antarcticus genome contains a region encoding:
- a CDS encoding putative glycoside hydrolase yields MMKQALCLFVSCLVANSAFAQNAEIKPIMQRITDRTFPSIFMAWAPADGLDELGREQNIAKHDLAFMGEHGLKLQWDRPHVGLAVAFNPDSVKNARAMRRELLRLNPNQIVLMEIRYRDAWSGFLPEDHEWWKRDDKGDRVVGWEEGGYYILDFSNPAYRAHVAKQAKAALDTGAVDGVMLDWWIDDEDRLALIKTIRDAIGEDALILVNANDRKSPMTAPYINGYFMECWRSKTPGDWRRIAETLRWAEENLREPRINCVETWYENSRRDFSRMRATTCLALTHSDGYALFSDPNDLPTGDHQHDWYSFWDKQLGRPIDKGVIHETGWAQREFERGAAVYNPMGNTEIKITFNETRTRLSTGEQGTVFSIPPLDGDLFLK; encoded by the coding sequence ATGATGAAACAGGCGTTGTGTTTATTCGTTAGTTGTTTGGTTGCAAATTCTGCTTTCGCCCAAAATGCAGAGATCAAACCCATCATGCAACGAATAACTGACCGGACGTTCCCGTCAATATTTATGGCGTGGGCGCCAGCGGACGGATTGGATGAATTGGGCCGTGAGCAGAACATCGCAAAACATGACTTAGCGTTTATGGGAGAGCACGGCCTCAAGTTGCAATGGGACCGCCCTCATGTTGGCTTAGCGGTTGCATTTAATCCCGACAGCGTCAAAAACGCTCGCGCGATGCGTCGGGAATTGCTGCGCCTGAATCCAAACCAGATTGTCTTGATGGAAATTCGATATCGCGACGCCTGGAGCGGCTTTCTTCCTGAAGACCACGAATGGTGGAAGCGCGACGATAAGGGTGATCGCGTTGTTGGGTGGGAAGAAGGCGGCTATTACATTCTCGATTTTTCGAACCCGGCCTATCGCGCCCATGTGGCGAAACAGGCAAAGGCCGCGCTTGATACAGGCGCGGTGGATGGCGTCATGCTTGACTGGTGGATTGACGATGAAGATCGGCTGGCGCTAATCAAAACCATCCGCGACGCGATTGGCGAAGACGCGTTAATTTTGGTCAATGCCAATGACCGCAAGTCGCCGATGACGGCGCCGTACATCAATGGCTATTTTATGGAATGTTGGCGCAGTAAGACGCCCGGCGATTGGCGCCGTATCGCGGAGACGCTGCGCTGGGCGGAAGAAAACCTGCGCGAGCCGCGTATCAATTGCGTCGAAACCTGGTATGAAAATTCGCGACGTGATTTCAGCCGGATGCGCGCCACGACCTGCCTGGCGCTGACCCACTCTGATGGGTATGCGTTGTTTTCCGATCCAAATGATTTACCCACCGGCGACCATCAACACGACTGGTATTCCTTTTGGGACAAGCAGCTCGGACGCCCCATCGACAAAGGCGTGATTCACGAGACGGGTTGGGCGCAGCGCGAATTTGAACGCGGCGCCGCTGTCTATAACCCGATGGGAAATACTGAAATCAAAATCACGTTTAACGAAACGCGCACCCGTCTCTCAACCGGAGAGCAGGGGACTGTGTTTTCAATCCCCCCTCTCGACGGCGACTTGTTTTTGAAGTAA
- a CDS encoding glycosyltransferase: MMVELLWIPLSQCELPHWRRNREALERNQPGLAQRLESQHSRSDIQIKQEEPETFRLRYETPSGAVSVDANEEMQDVINAVCRPIAQAFHQGKWLCLVMGCGAGWHVAPLVEYLEQKHPGEPKGILVLEHDPGLLLAFLGCVDLSAHLESGRVMFAAGTDLAQDCQAIWDAHHLETLDEQQIGAFQGMMAQGDDQNSIYQETLQTMLAHHKQQRQAYFDILKQCENRWSNPKAVPERVWAHITDDRGAGAVLLGLIEGFHQIGLQADGLRLTDRLFTRFYRSAYDFYQHAPDLMLCVNHSSNYVSWFAQQAPIPRLVWYVDHPKNTVEFDYHPEDRLLLIAENFRDEAQRRGGKALGVLPVGAPHELEPPKAPKRWRHDVSYVGSVIDNTHVFSSLPTESVEWINAVVEDQADDPLKDLKEVMAAHPCDPAIQQGISSAVKMREAKSRYMNDKHLLDYFLYGEANTRRRLRYVESLSDIESLGIYGPPAWKTLLPESMKERYLGRIDSADELHSLYHESKINLSFNALQGFGFLNPRVFEVPAVGAFLLTEWTPGLDAVYQRDEEMVWFENPDVMLNSIQALVQDEKKRFDIVTRAQSRIAAEHTYASRAKVIINLLKEDQGCSS, from the coding sequence ATGATGGTGGAACTCCTTTGGATACCCCTTTCACAGTGTGAACTCCCTCACTGGCGACGCAACCGCGAAGCGCTGGAACGCAACCAGCCCGGATTGGCGCAGCGTCTCGAATCGCAGCATTCGCGCAGCGATATTCAAATCAAACAAGAAGAACCAGAAACCTTTCGCTTGCGCTATGAAACGCCGAGCGGCGCCGTTTCCGTTGATGCGAATGAGGAGATGCAAGACGTAATCAACGCTGTCTGTCGTCCTATCGCGCAGGCGTTTCATCAGGGCAAATGGCTGTGTCTGGTGATGGGGTGCGGGGCCGGATGGCATGTTGCGCCGCTGGTGGAATACCTTGAACAAAAGCACCCCGGCGAGCCGAAAGGGATTTTGGTTTTAGAGCATGACCCTGGATTGCTGCTGGCATTCTTGGGGTGCGTAGACCTCAGCGCCCATCTCGAAAGTGGACGCGTCATGTTCGCCGCAGGGACAGACTTGGCGCAGGATTGCCAAGCGATTTGGGACGCCCATCATTTGGAAACGCTCGATGAACAGCAAATTGGCGCCTTCCAGGGAATGATGGCTCAAGGGGATGACCAGAATTCGATTTATCAAGAAACGCTGCAAACCATGCTGGCGCATCACAAGCAACAACGCCAAGCCTATTTCGATATTTTGAAACAATGCGAAAACCGCTGGTCGAACCCGAAGGCGGTTCCCGAACGAGTCTGGGCCCATATCACCGATGATCGCGGAGCGGGCGCTGTACTGCTTGGATTGATCGAGGGCTTTCATCAAATTGGCCTCCAAGCCGATGGGCTGCGTTTGACCGACCGTTTGTTTACCCGCTTTTATCGGTCTGCGTATGATTTTTATCAGCACGCGCCTGACTTGATGCTCTGCGTCAACCATTCTTCCAATTACGTTTCGTGGTTTGCCCAGCAGGCGCCGATCCCGCGATTGGTGTGGTACGTTGACCATCCGAAGAACACGGTCGAGTTTGACTACCACCCGGAAGACCGCTTGTTGTTGATTGCGGAGAATTTTCGCGATGAAGCGCAGCGGCGCGGCGGCAAGGCGCTCGGCGTATTGCCAGTGGGCGCACCGCATGAACTGGAGCCGCCCAAAGCGCCGAAACGCTGGCGCCATGATGTGAGTTACGTCGGCTCCGTCATCGACAATACCCATGTTTTTTCTTCATTACCGACTGAATCCGTCGAATGGATCAACGCCGTCGTTGAAGACCAGGCGGACGACCCACTCAAAGATTTGAAAGAGGTCATGGCGGCGCATCCCTGCGACCCGGCGATTCAACAGGGAATCTCGTCGGCGGTGAAAATGCGCGAGGCCAAATCTCGCTACATGAATGATAAGCATCTGTTGGATTATTTTCTTTATGGAGAAGCCAATACGCGGCGGCGGCTTCGTTATGTCGAATCGCTGTCAGACATCGAATCGCTTGGAATCTACGGCCCGCCTGCTTGGAAAACGCTTTTACCGGAGTCTATGAAAGAGCGCTATCTAGGTCGGATTGATTCGGCGGACGAACTCCATTCGTTATATCACGAGAGCAAGATCAATCTTTCATTTAATGCGCTGCAAGGATTCGGTTTTTTAAACCCGCGCGTGTTTGAAGTCCCAGCCGTAGGCGCATTTCTCCTGACGGAATGGACGCCGGGATTGGACGCGGTCTACCAGCGGGATGAAGAAATGGTTTGGTTTGAGAACCCCGATGTAATGCTAAATTCCATTCAGGCCTTGGTTCAAGATGAAAAAAAGCGATTCGACATCGTCACTCGTGCTCAATCGCGCATCGCCGCTGAACACACCTATGCGTCCCGCGCGAAAGTAATAATTAATCTTTTAAAGGAAGATCAAGGATGTTCATCATGA
- a CDS encoding zinc-dependent alcohol dehydrogenase family protein, producing MKRVVVDAFGGVDQLRVVEEPTPEPGAGEVRVVLTSIGMNHADLMARRGEYRLMSGEPPFTPGLEGGGVIDAVGEGVNAGRVGERVVLGASAPRSKTDGLYGTYRSHYVVAESEVVTASDALDDIELGTLWLTYLTVWGCLVWKQNIQPGQLVAVPAASSGVGLAASQIIRAQGAVSIGMTTRQAKADRLAEMPEAMFDHIVVTKTPDGQDADWRKQLKEITDGKGVNVFFDPVASGHFLDTEIRSLAKGGVIWVYGLLGDVGPVDVSPLIVKQAAIRGWLLYEVMGDAAALQRGYTEILDGFASGAFKQCIAQTFSLDDVRAAHEAMERGDHIGKFVLAP from the coding sequence TCGTTGACGCATTTGGCGGGGTTGATCAATTGCGCGTCGTTGAAGAGCCGACCCCTGAGCCCGGGGCCGGTGAAGTGCGTGTCGTATTAACCAGCATCGGCATGAACCACGCCGATTTAATGGCGCGGCGCGGCGAGTATCGCCTGATGTCGGGCGAGCCGCCCTTTACGCCGGGGCTGGAAGGCGGCGGCGTGATCGACGCCGTCGGCGAGGGCGTGAATGCAGGACGGGTCGGCGAGCGCGTGGTGCTTGGCGCCAGTGCGCCGCGTTCTAAAACCGATGGGCTGTATGGAACCTACCGCAGCCATTACGTGGTTGCTGAAAGCGAAGTCGTAACGGCCTCAGACGCGTTAGACGATATCGAACTCGGGACGCTTTGGTTGACCTATCTCACTGTTTGGGGATGCCTCGTTTGGAAGCAAAATATCCAACCGGGGCAATTGGTTGCGGTTCCGGCGGCTTCCAGCGGCGTCGGTCTTGCCGCTTCGCAAATCATTCGAGCGCAAGGCGCCGTCTCAATCGGTATGACAACGCGGCAGGCGAAAGCAGACCGCTTGGCTGAGATGCCGGAAGCGATGTTCGACCATATTGTAGTTACAAAAACGCCGGACGGACAAGACGCCGACTGGCGCAAGCAGTTAAAAGAAATCACCGACGGCAAGGGCGTCAATGTGTTTTTTGATCCCGTCGCATCGGGCCATTTTTTAGATACAGAAATACGGAGCCTCGCCAAAGGCGGCGTGATTTGGGTGTATGGATTATTAGGCGACGTTGGCCCGGTCGATGTATCGCCGCTCATTGTGAAACAAGCGGCGATTCGCGGTTGGCTCTTGTATGAAGTGATGGGCGACGCCGCCGCGCTGCAACGCGGCTATACGGAAATACTCGACGGCTTCGCATCCGGCGCATTCAAACAATGCATCGCGCAAACTTTTTCGCTGGATGATGTTCGCGCGGCGCATGAAGCAATGGAACGCGGCGACCATATCGGGAAATTCGTCTTGGCGCCATAA